The Gallus gallus isolate bGalGal1 chromosome 23, bGalGal1.mat.broiler.GRCg7b, whole genome shotgun sequence genome includes a region encoding these proteins:
- the HMGCL gene encoding hydroxymethylglutaryl-CoA lyase, mitochondrial isoform 4 (isoform 4 is encoded by transcript variant 4) yields the protein MAAVRRLLPRWAVSLRPVSTAAFPQRVKIRLIDMLSETGLPVIEATSFVSPRWVPQMADHAEVMQGINKLPGVSYPVLTPNLKGFQAAVAAGAKEVSIFGAASELFTKKNINCSIEESLERFSEVMNAARAASIPVRG from the exons ATGGCGGCGGTGCGGAGGTTGCTGCCGCGCTGGGCTGTGTCCTTGCGGCCG GTCAGCACCGCGGCCTTCCCGCAGAGAGTGAAG ATCCGCCTGATCGACATGTTGTCGGAGACGGGGCTGCCGGTTATCGAGGCCACCAGTTTTGTGTCCCCACGATGGGTGCCGCAG ATGGCCGACCATGCTGAAGTCATGCAAGGAATCAATAAGTTGCCTGGTGTGAGTTACCCAGTGCTGACCCCCAACTTGAAGGGATTCCAGGCAGCG GTAGCAGCAGGGGCCAAAGAAGTGTCCATCTTTGGAGCAGCATCTGAGCTCTTCACAAAGAAGAACATTAACTGCTCCATAGAGGAGAGTCTGGAGAGATTCAGTGAAGTGATGAACGCCGCGAGAGCAGCCAGCATCCCCGTCCGTGGGTAA
- the HMGCL gene encoding hydroxymethylglutaryl-CoA lyase, mitochondrial isoform 3 (isoform 3 is encoded by transcript variant 3) codes for MAAVRRLLPRWAVSLRPVSTAAFPQRVKVVEVGPRDGLQNEKSVVPTPVKIRLIDMLSETGLPVIEATSFVSPRWVPQMADHAEVMQGINKLPGVSYPVLTPNLKGFQAAVAAGAKEVSIFGAASELFTKKNINCSIEESLERFSEVMNAARAASIPVRG; via the exons ATGGCGGCGGTGCGGAGGTTGCTGCCGCGCTGGGCTGTGTCCTTGCGGCCG GTCAGCACCGCGGCCTTCCCGCAGAGAGTGAAGGTGGTGGAGGTGGGGCCGCGCGACGGGCTGCAGAACGAGAAG AGCGTGGTGCCGACGCCAGTGAAGATCCGCCTGATCGACATGTTGTCGGAGACGGGGCTGCCGGTTATCGAGGCCACCAGTTTTGTGTCCCCACGATGGGTGCCGCAG ATGGCCGACCATGCTGAAGTCATGCAAGGAATCAATAAGTTGCCTGGTGTGAGTTACCCAGTGCTGACCCCCAACTTGAAGGGATTCCAGGCAGCG GTAGCAGCAGGGGCCAAAGAAGTGTCCATCTTTGGAGCAGCATCTGAGCTCTTCACAAAGAAGAACATTAACTGCTCCATAGAGGAGAGTCTGGAGAGATTCAGTGAAGTGATGAACGCCGCGAGAGCAGCCAGCATCCCCGTCCGTGGGTAA